One genomic region from Spodoptera frugiperda isolate SF20-4 chromosome 21, AGI-APGP_CSIRO_Sfru_2.0, whole genome shotgun sequence encodes:
- the LOC118280550 gene encoding putative fatty acyl-CoA reductase CG5065 yields the protein MAPSMSIAEYYAGKTLFITGATGFMGKVMVEKLLRDCSDVKKMYLLMRPKKGHSSKERLDELLNFKIFDRLKAENPKLFEKLQVVAGDILSEDLGLSAEDRLLIQEEAQIIFHCAACVRFDMFLRDAVKMNTMGTKKVLELAEGVKNLEAFVHVSTSYCRCELPLFEEKLYPSKHRPEHVMHCVNWMDDELLGHLQPKIIEPQPNTYAYTKSLTEDLVSQYEGKFPIVIARPSIVAAAYKEPLPGWVDNLNGPTGLLVGAGKGVIRTMHCNENYEADVVPVDVTVNACIILGYLTGMERPKKINFCNITQSQINPITWGQALDMGRVHVQEFPFTVCLWYPGGSAKSSWIAHQFALFFTHMLPAYFVDLLMFLMGKKTFMIKIQKRINYGLEVLQYYTTKEWHFTNDYFVSLQNRISERDNQVFYTNMKEMDWSQYIRNYIKGAREYCCKEDPSTLPAARRLQKQLYYLDKAVQIMVGLLVSYFIYYYFNMLYSVISS from the exons ATGGCGCCATCTATGAGCATAGCAGAGTACTACGCAGGCAAAACGCTCTTCATCACTGGAGCCACTGGTTTCATGGGGAAGGTGATGGTAGAGAAACTCCTGAGGGACTGTTCTGATGTCAAGAAGATGTATCTACTCATGAGACCTAAGAAGGGGCACAGCAGTAAAGAGAGATTGGACgaacttttaaattttaag ATATTCGATCGCCTAAAAGCTGAAAACCCGAAACTGTTCGAGAAGTTACAAGTAGTGGCTGGAGACATATTGTCAGAAGACCTCGGTCTATCGGCAGAAGACCGTCTTCTGATACAAGAAGAAGCGCAGATCATATTCCATTGTGCTGCTTGCGTgag ATTCGACATGTTCCTCCGTGATGCTGTAAAGATGAACACCATGGGTACCAAGAAGGTGCTGGAGCTGGCTGAGGGAGTCAAGAATTTAGAG GCCTTCGTGCACGTGTCTACCTCGTACTGCCGCTGCGAGCTGCCACTCTTCGAGGAAAAGCTGTACCCCTCGAAGCACAGACCTGAGCACGTGATGCACTGCGTCAACTGGATGGATGACGAGCTCCTCGGGCATCTGCAGCCGAA AATAATCGAACCGCAACCCAACACGTATGCCTACACCAAGTCTCTGACTGAAGACCTGGTATCACAGTACGAGGGCAAGTTCCCCATCGTGATCGCAAGGCCATCTATCG TGGCTGCAGCATACAAGGAACCTCTACCAGGCTGGGTGGACAACCTGAATGGACCCACCGGTCTACTGGTGGGAGCTGGCAAAG GTGTAATTCGAACAATGCATTGCAATGAGAACTACGAAGCTGATGTGGTGCCTGTCGATGTGACGGTGAACGCCTGCATCATCCTAGGATACCTAACGGGCATGGAACG GCCCAAGAAGATAAACTTCTGTAACATCACACAGTCACAAATCAACCCCATCACTTGGGGCCAAGCTTTGGATATGG GCAGGGTCCATGTCCAAGAGTTTCCATTCACCGTCTGCCTCTGGTACCCTGGTGGGTCTGCAAAGAGCTCCTGGATCGCCCACCAGTTCGCACTGTTCTTCACACACATGCTACCAGCATACTTTGTGGATCTTCTCATGTTCCTCATGGGAAAAAAGACTTT CATGATAAAGATCCAGAAGCGCATCAACTACGGTCTGGAGGTGCTGCAGTACTACACCACCAAGGAGTGGCACTTCACCAACGACTACTTCGTCTCGCTGCAGAACCGGATCTCCGAACGAGACAACCAGGTCTTCTATACTAATATGAAG GAGATGGACTGGAGCCAGTACATCAGGAACTACATCAAAGGAGCTCGGGAGTACTGCTGCAAGGAGGACCCCTCCACTCTGCCCGCAGCGAGGCGGCTACAGAAACa GTTATACTACTTGGACAAAGCCGTGCAAATCATGGTGGGATTACTAGTTTCAtacttcatttattattattttaacatgttaTATTCTGTGATCAGTTCATaa